From one Amycolatopsis sp. FDAARGOS 1241 genomic stretch:
- the mca gene encoding mycothiol conjugate amidase Mca, whose product MVRADELTTGDRNSNLRLMAVHAHPDDESSKGAATMAKYVAEGHEVMVVTCTGGEAGSILNPAMDRPEVLANITEIRREEMARAAKILGVQHRWLGFVDSGLPEGDPLPPVPEGSFAVVPLEESTEALVRVVREFRPHVLVTYDENGGYPHPDHIRTHEVSMAAFDAAGDADRFSGAGDPWQPLKLYYVHGFSRSRMIAFDTALKEAGLPSPYEEWLKSWDPDRPDIMERVTTRIECGEYFEVRDEALKAHATQIDPTSRWFAVPLEIQRETWPTEEYELNRSLVDSTLPEDDLFAGIKEKVSP is encoded by the coding sequence ATGGTGCGAGCTGACGAGCTGACGACGGGCGACCGCAACTCAAACCTGCGTCTCATGGCGGTGCACGCGCACCCCGACGACGAATCCAGCAAAGGCGCGGCCACGATGGCGAAGTACGTCGCCGAAGGCCACGAGGTCATGGTCGTGACGTGCACGGGCGGTGAAGCTGGCAGCATCCTCAACCCGGCGATGGACCGGCCCGAGGTGCTCGCGAACATCACGGAGATCCGGCGCGAGGAGATGGCGCGCGCGGCCAAGATCCTGGGGGTCCAGCACCGCTGGCTCGGCTTCGTCGACTCCGGGCTGCCCGAGGGCGACCCCCTGCCACCGGTGCCGGAGGGCTCGTTCGCGGTCGTGCCGCTCGAGGAGTCCACCGAGGCTCTGGTGCGCGTGGTGCGCGAGTTCCGCCCGCACGTGCTCGTCACCTACGACGAGAACGGCGGCTACCCGCACCCGGACCACATCCGCACGCACGAGGTCTCCATGGCCGCCTTCGACGCGGCGGGTGACGCCGACCGCTTCTCCGGCGCCGGCGACCCGTGGCAGCCGCTCAAGCTCTACTACGTGCACGGCTTCTCCCGGTCCCGGATGATCGCCTTCGACACCGCGCTCAAGGAGGCCGGCCTGCCTTCGCCGTACGAGGAGTGGCTCAAGTCCTGGGACCCGGACCGACCCGACATCATGGAGCGGGTGACCACCCGGATCGAGTGCGGTGAATACTTCGAGGTGCGCGACGAGGCGCTGAAGGCGCACGCCACGCAGATCGACCCGACCAGCCGCTGGTTCGCGGTCCCGCTCGAGATCCAGCGCGAGACGTGGCCGACCGAGGAGTACGAGCTGAACCGCTCCCTGGTGGACAGCACGCTGCCGGAGGATGATCTGTTCGCCGGCATCAAGGAGAAGGTGAGCCCATGA
- a CDS encoding helix-turn-helix transcriptional regulator, whose amino-acid sequence MNPPATRPGALTADETRIARLAADGHTNHEVAARLVLNPRTVEWHLSRATLDVTSRGRLRPRWQASGGDHAPPREVRHRRAAGEPGEAAGERRARQADFGGQVFEPPRARGIGVQRFECGRDFGVRQGFGPTGAGVFGEPRTHEVNEQ is encoded by the coding sequence GTGAACCCGCCGGCGACGCGACCCGGCGCGCTGACCGCCGACGAAACCCGCATCGCCCGCCTGGCCGCCGACGGCCACACCAACCACGAGGTCGCCGCCCGGCTCGTGCTCAACCCGCGCACGGTGGAATGGCACCTGAGCCGCGCCACACTCGACGTGACTTCGAGAGGGCGCCTGCGCCCGCGTTGGCAGGCGAGCGGCGGAGACCATGCGCCACCACGCGAGGTACGCCATCGGCGCGCGGCCGGTGAGCCAGGTGAAGCGGCGGGCGAGCGTCGCGCGCGACAGGCTGACTTCGGCGGCCAGGTCTTCGAGCCGCCACGGGCGCGCGGGATCGGCGTGCAGCGCTTCGAGTGCGGCCGCGATTTCGGGGTCCGGCAAGGCTTTGGGCCAACCGGCGCCGGGGTGTTCGGCGAACCACGCACGCACGAGGTAAACGAGCAGTAG
- a CDS encoding DUF4307 domain-containing protein produces the protein MQTGETATTAGDARPAPPADRYGSPAKTGSKRWKRWVFGVVAVVVSCAVAWIAYVNLGQASIDAERVAFDARPGNAMQITINVTRDDPDKAGVCIVRVRDKSGAESGRKEVLVPAGAGHSRVSTVVKSIGEPVTADVYGCSYSIPRYMSTP, from the coding sequence TTGCAGACCGGAGAGACCGCGACCACCGCGGGTGACGCCCGTCCGGCGCCGCCCGCGGACCGGTACGGCTCGCCCGCCAAGACCGGCTCGAAACGCTGGAAGCGCTGGGTTTTCGGCGTGGTCGCCGTGGTCGTGAGCTGCGCCGTGGCGTGGATCGCCTACGTCAACCTCGGCCAGGCGTCGATCGACGCCGAGCGCGTGGCGTTCGATGCCCGCCCGGGCAACGCGATGCAGATCACCATCAACGTCACGCGTGACGACCCCGACAAGGCCGGGGTGTGCATCGTACGGGTTCGGGACAAATCGGGCGCCGAGAGCGGCCGCAAGGAAGTGCTGGTTCCCGCCGGGGCCGGCCACAGCAGGGTGAGCACGGTGGTGAAGAGCATCGGGGAACCGGTGACGGCCGACGTGTACGGCTGCTCGTACTCCATACCACGTTACATGTCAACCCCATAG
- a CDS encoding acyl-CoA dehydrogenase: MDIPAVPAKVDPDALTAVLDGRWAELRRAVRAQMAAEDFRDPVDLDVEAHRAQVLEQLRKLATTDRPALGFDRAYGGKSDVGGSVMSFEMLGLGDLSLMVKAGVQWGLFGGAVQLLGTERHHAKYLRRIMDLDLLGCFAMTEHGHGSDVQHLHSTATYDPAAREFVVHSPDPGATKEYIGNAARDGQAAVVFAQLVTGGESRGVHAFFVPIRDDDGAAMPGVTIEDCGRKAGLNGVDNGRLTFDHVRVPREALLNRFGDVAEDGTYTSPIESDGRRFFTMLGTLIRGRVSVGGSAGSATKRALALAVRYGELRRQFKRPEGDEVVLLDYHGHQRKLLPALAKTYALHFAQEELVAKLHDIAADAPEEEQRELESRAAGLKAANTWHATKTIQAAREACGGAGYLSENLLAGLKADTDVFTTFEGDNTVLLQLVAKGLLTQYKEHFEDLSPLATARFVAEQLVDAVLERTSARKVIERLAKSDDAEVLFDREWQLKLFEDREGHVLDGVANRLRKAADDPFGVFNAAQDHVLAAGRVHVERLVLDAFARAVDACADPETKALLARVCDLYALSAIEEDRAWFLEHGRLTSSRSKAVTAAVNGLCAELRPHARTLVDAFAIPEQFLAAPMLRD, translated from the coding sequence GTGGACATCCCTGCTGTTCCCGCGAAGGTGGACCCGGACGCGCTGACCGCCGTCCTCGACGGCCGCTGGGCCGAGCTGCGGCGCGCCGTGCGCGCACAGATGGCGGCCGAGGACTTCCGCGATCCGGTGGACCTCGACGTCGAAGCGCACCGCGCGCAGGTGCTCGAACAGCTGCGCAAGCTTGCCACCACCGACCGGCCCGCGCTGGGGTTCGACCGCGCCTACGGGGGCAAGAGCGACGTCGGCGGCTCGGTGATGTCGTTCGAGATGCTCGGCCTCGGTGACCTGTCGCTGATGGTCAAGGCCGGCGTGCAATGGGGCCTGTTCGGCGGCGCCGTGCAGCTGCTCGGCACCGAGCGCCACCACGCGAAGTACCTGCGCCGCATCATGGACCTCGACCTGCTCGGCTGCTTCGCCATGACCGAGCACGGCCACGGCTCCGACGTGCAGCACCTGCACTCCACCGCCACCTACGACCCCGCGGCGCGGGAGTTCGTCGTCCACAGCCCGGATCCGGGCGCCACCAAGGAATACATCGGCAACGCGGCGCGCGACGGCCAGGCCGCCGTCGTCTTCGCCCAGCTCGTGACCGGCGGTGAATCCCGTGGTGTGCACGCATTCTTCGTGCCGATCCGCGACGACGACGGCGCGGCGATGCCCGGCGTGACGATCGAAGACTGCGGCCGGAAAGCGGGGCTCAACGGTGTCGACAACGGCCGCCTGACCTTCGATCACGTGCGCGTCCCGCGCGAAGCGCTGCTGAACCGCTTCGGCGACGTCGCCGAGGACGGCACGTACACCAGCCCCATCGAAAGCGACGGCCGGCGCTTCTTCACCATGCTCGGCACGCTCATCCGCGGCCGCGTGAGCGTCGGCGGCAGCGCGGGCAGCGCGACGAAACGCGCGCTGGCGCTGGCCGTCCGCTACGGCGAGCTGCGCCGGCAATTCAAGCGCCCCGAAGGCGACGAGGTCGTGCTCCTCGACTACCACGGCCACCAGCGGAAACTGCTGCCCGCGCTCGCGAAGACGTACGCGCTGCACTTCGCGCAGGAGGAACTCGTCGCGAAGCTGCACGACATCGCGGCCGACGCGCCGGAGGAGGAGCAGCGCGAGCTGGAGTCGCGCGCCGCCGGGCTGAAGGCCGCGAACACCTGGCACGCCACCAAGACGATCCAGGCCGCGCGCGAGGCCTGCGGCGGCGCCGGTTACCTGTCGGAAAACCTGCTGGCCGGCTTGAAAGCCGACACCGACGTGTTCACCACCTTCGAAGGTGACAACACAGTGCTGCTGCAGCTCGTCGCGAAAGGCCTGCTGACACAGTACAAAGAGCACTTCGAAGACCTCAGTCCACTTGCCACAGCTCGGTTCGTCGCAGAGCAGCTCGTGGACGCGGTGCTGGAGCGCACGTCCGCGCGCAAGGTCATCGAGCGCCTCGCGAAGTCCGACGACGCCGAGGTGCTGTTCGACCGCGAATGGCAGCTGAAGCTGTTCGAAGATCGCGAGGGCCACGTGCTCGACGGCGTCGCCAACCGCCTCCGCAAGGCGGCCGACGACCCGTTCGGTGTCTTCAACGCCGCGCAGGACCACGTGCTCGCCGCCGGCCGCGTGCACGTGGAACGCCTTGTGCTGGATGCGTTCGCGCGCGCCGTCGACGCGTGCGCCGATCCCGAAACCAAGGCACTGCTCGCGCGCGTGTGCGACTTGTACGCGCTGTCGGCCATCGAGGAAGACCGCGCGTGGTTCCTGGAACACGGTCGGTTGACGTCGTCGCGCTCCAAGGCGGTGACCGCCGCGGTGAACGGCCTATGCGCCGAGCTGCGCCCGCACGCCAGGACGCTCGTGGACGCGTTCGCGATCCCGGAGCAGTTCCTGGCCGCACCTATGTTGCGGGACTGA
- a CDS encoding MBL fold metallo-hydrolase: MSTSWSTHLRYDHGGWNTRPDGEGWQPTFPNATYLIPRADKDWFDPRTAHRRSVDPGRLRGQLVYADSVTPVLDRAVLWEDSYRIDGNLVLESAPGHTPGSSLLRLTSGTDRAVFVGDLLHSAVQILAPAHSSCFCEDPESAAALDSAF; this comes from the coding sequence ATGTCGACGTCGTGGTCAACACACCTCCGCTACGACCACGGCGGCTGGAACACCCGCCCCGACGGCGAAGGCTGGCAGCCGACCTTCCCCAACGCCACCTACCTGATCCCGCGCGCCGACAAGGACTGGTTCGACCCCCGCACCGCCCACCGCCGCTCCGTCGACCCCGGGCGCCTCCGCGGCCAGCTCGTCTACGCCGACAGCGTCACGCCGGTCCTCGACCGCGCCGTCCTGTGGGAAGACTCCTATCGCATCGACGGCAACCTGGTCCTGGAATCAGCGCCGGGCCACACGCCCGGTTCTTCCTTGCTGCGCTTGACTTCCGGGACGGACCGCGCGGTGTTCGTCGGGGATCTCTTGCACAGCGCCGTGCAGATCCTCGCGCCTGCGCACAGCAGCTGCTTCTGCGAAGACCCGGAATCGGCAGCAGCACTCGACTCCGCGTTCTGA
- the greA gene encoding transcription elongation factor GreA: MVTVSDTKVTWLTQDAYDRLKHELDEMIENRPVIAARINDSREEGDLKENGGYHAAREEQGQAEARIRHLQELLRNAKVGEAPDDDGTAGPGKVLTVKYEGDDEEEKFLLATREEGAEGALDVYSPESPLGKALLGAKEGESREYELPNGKTMKVTLVKAVPYSES; encoded by the coding sequence ATGGTGACCGTGAGCGACACCAAGGTGACCTGGCTGACCCAGGATGCCTACGACAGGCTCAAGCACGAGCTCGACGAAATGATCGAGAATCGTCCGGTCATCGCTGCGCGCATCAACGACAGCCGCGAAGAGGGCGACCTCAAGGAGAACGGCGGTTACCACGCGGCCCGCGAAGAGCAGGGCCAGGCCGAGGCGCGCATCCGCCACCTGCAGGAGCTGCTGCGCAACGCGAAGGTCGGCGAGGCTCCGGACGACGACGGCACCGCCGGTCCCGGCAAGGTCCTCACTGTCAAGTACGAGGGTGACGACGAGGAGGAGAAGTTCCTGCTCGCCACCCGCGAAGAGGGCGCCGAGGGCGCGCTCGACGTGTACTCCCCCGAGTCGCCCCTGGGCAAGGCCCTGCTCGGCGCGAAGGAAGGCGAGTCGCGCGAGTACGAGCTGCCCAACGGCAAGACCATGAAGGTCACGCTGGTCAAGGCAGTGCCCTACAGCGAGAGCTGA
- a CDS encoding thioredoxin domain-containing protein, with the protein MANRLAGATSPYLLQHAGNPVDWWQWGPEALAEARRRNVPILLSVGYAACHWCHVMAHESFEDEGTAALMNAHFVNIKVDREERPDIDAVYMAATQAMTGQGGWPMTCFLTPAGEPFHCGTYYPPSPRPGIPSFQQLLTAVAEAWTERPDDLRDGAKRLIGHLTEQSGPLQASAVDAGALAAAAEKLAFEADPKHGGFGTAPKFPPSMVLEFLLRHHERTGSADALSLAESTAVAMARGGIHDQLAGGFARYSVDAEWIVPHFEKMLYDNALLLRVYAHLARRGSSFALGIAEGIVRFLETDLRTPQGGFAAALDADTDGVEGLTYVWTPTQLREVLGDSDGEWAASLFSVTESGTFEKGASTLQLLRDPDDAARFERVRSALLAARSARPQPARDDKVVTAWNGLAITALAEAGVALERPQWIDLARDAASLLLDVHLVDGRLRRSSRAGVAGVPAGVLEDYGCLADGLLALHQATGEPRWLAAATELLDVALAHFGASAEGAYHDTADDAEALVQRPSDPTDNASPSGASALAGALLTASALAGYDQAARYRSAADAALLRAGLLASRAPRFAGHWLSVAEAAQSGPVQVAVVGPDRGALVTAAARHLHGGGVVLGGSPDADGVPLLADRPLIDGAAAAYVCRGYVCDRPVTGVAELVEQLAR; encoded by the coding sequence ATGGCGAACCGATTGGCGGGCGCGACCAGCCCGTACCTCCTGCAGCACGCCGGCAACCCCGTCGACTGGTGGCAGTGGGGGCCTGAAGCGCTGGCCGAGGCGCGGCGCCGCAACGTGCCGATCCTGCTGTCGGTCGGCTACGCGGCGTGTCACTGGTGCCACGTGATGGCCCACGAGTCCTTCGAGGACGAGGGCACCGCGGCGCTGATGAACGCGCACTTCGTGAACATCAAGGTCGACCGCGAGGAGCGGCCGGACATCGACGCGGTCTACATGGCCGCCACCCAGGCCATGACCGGCCAGGGCGGCTGGCCGATGACCTGCTTCCTCACCCCCGCCGGCGAGCCGTTCCACTGCGGTACTTACTACCCGCCCTCCCCGCGGCCGGGGATCCCGTCGTTCCAGCAGCTGCTCACCGCCGTCGCCGAGGCGTGGACCGAGCGGCCGGACGACCTGCGCGACGGCGCGAAGCGGCTGATCGGGCACCTCACCGAGCAGAGCGGCCCGCTGCAGGCGTCGGCTGTGGATGCCGGCGCGCTGGCCGCTGCGGCTGAAAAGCTCGCCTTCGAAGCGGACCCGAAGCACGGCGGGTTCGGGACGGCGCCGAAGTTCCCGCCGTCGATGGTGCTGGAGTTCCTGCTGCGCCACCACGAGCGCACCGGCTCGGCCGACGCGCTGTCGCTCGCCGAGTCGACCGCCGTGGCCATGGCGCGCGGCGGCATCCACGACCAGCTCGCCGGCGGCTTCGCGCGGTACTCCGTGGACGCGGAGTGGATCGTGCCGCACTTCGAAAAGATGTTGTACGACAACGCTTTGCTGCTGCGCGTCTACGCCCACCTGGCGCGGCGCGGTTCTTCGTTCGCGCTCGGGATCGCCGAGGGGATCGTGCGGTTCCTCGAGACGGATCTGCGCACGCCGCAAGGCGGGTTCGCGGCCGCGCTCGACGCGGACACCGACGGCGTCGAGGGCCTCACGTACGTCTGGACGCCCACGCAGCTGCGCGAAGTGCTGGGCGACTCCGACGGGGAGTGGGCGGCTTCGCTGTTCTCCGTGACAGAGTCCGGGACGTTCGAAAAGGGCGCGTCGACGCTGCAGTTGCTGCGGGATCCGGACGACGCCGCGCGGTTCGAGCGCGTTCGTTCGGCGTTGCTGGCCGCCCGGTCGGCGCGGCCGCAGCCGGCGCGGGACGACAAGGTGGTGACCGCGTGGAACGGGCTCGCGATCACCGCGCTCGCCGAGGCCGGTGTCGCACTGGAGCGTCCACAGTGGATCGATCTGGCTCGCGACGCGGCTTCGCTGCTGCTCGACGTCCACCTCGTCGACGGGCGGTTGCGGCGGAGTTCCCGGGCGGGTGTCGCCGGCGTGCCGGCCGGAGTGCTGGAGGACTACGGGTGCCTGGCCGACGGACTCCTCGCGCTGCACCAGGCGACGGGCGAGCCGCGGTGGCTGGCGGCGGCCACCGAGCTGCTGGACGTGGCGCTGGCGCACTTCGGGGCTTCCGCGGAAGGGGCCTACCACGACACAGCGGACGACGCGGAAGCCCTGGTGCAGCGGCCGTCCGACCCGACGGACAACGCGAGCCCGTCGGGTGCGTCGGCGCTGGCGGGAGCGTTGCTGACCGCTTCGGCGCTGGCCGGCTACGACCAGGCCGCGCGGTACCGCTCGGCGGCCGACGCGGCGCTGCTTCGCGCGGGCCTGCTGGCTTCGCGCGCACCGCGGTTCGCGGGGCACTGGCTGTCGGTGGCGGAGGCGGCGCAGTCGGGTCCGGTGCAGGTGGCGGTCGTCGGTCCGGACCGGGGCGCGCTGGTCACGGCCGCGGCCCGGCACCTGCACGGCGGCGGCGTGGTGCTGGGCGGCTCTCCGGACGCCGACGGCGTGCCGCTGCTGGCGGACCGGCCGCTCATCGACGGGGCCGCCGCCGCGTACGTGTGCCGGGGCTACGTGTGCGACCGGCCGGTGACGGGCGTCGCCGAGCTCGTGGAGCAGCTGGCGCGCTGA
- a CDS encoding MBL fold metallo-hydrolase translates to MSELPMCRTCGMQYPEPRADCPICEDVRQYVPLTGQAWTDLAALRSSGEYEGRIEEQGPGLIGVGSTPKFAIGQRALLVRAGSGNFLWDCAAYLDDAVVQRITELGGITGIAISHPHYYTSMVEWAHAFDAPIYLHEGDQQWIGRPDPSIRLWSGTTLDAADDLRLINLGVHFTGGTVLHWPAGEQGRGALLSGDIVQVIPDRTHVAFMYSYPNLIPERPSVVRRAAELLEPYAFDAIYGAWWDAIVHHDGHEVVQRSAKRYLAHTLEAF, encoded by the coding sequence ATGAGCGAGCTGCCGATGTGCCGCACCTGCGGCATGCAGTACCCCGAGCCCCGAGCCGATTGCCCGATCTGCGAGGACGTACGCCAGTACGTCCCGCTCACGGGTCAGGCCTGGACCGACCTCGCGGCGCTCCGTTCGAGCGGGGAGTACGAAGGGCGCATCGAGGAGCAGGGGCCGGGGCTGATCGGGGTCGGGTCCACGCCGAAGTTCGCGATCGGCCAGCGCGCACTGCTGGTGCGGGCCGGCTCCGGCAACTTCCTCTGGGACTGCGCCGCCTACCTCGACGACGCCGTGGTACAGCGGATCACCGAGCTCGGTGGCATCACCGGCATCGCGATCAGCCACCCGCACTACTACACGTCGATGGTCGAGTGGGCGCACGCGTTCGACGCGCCGATCTACCTGCACGAGGGCGACCAGCAGTGGATCGGGCGGCCCGACCCGTCGATCCGGTTGTGGTCGGGCACCACACTCGACGCGGCCGACGACCTGCGGTTGATCAACCTCGGGGTGCACTTCACCGGCGGCACCGTGCTGCACTGGCCGGCGGGTGAGCAGGGCCGCGGGGCACTGCTGTCGGGCGACATCGTGCAGGTGATCCCGGACCGCACGCACGTCGCGTTCATGTACAGCTATCCGAACCTGATCCCGGAGCGGCCGAGCGTCGTGCGCCGCGCGGCGGAGCTGCTCGAACCGTACGCGTTCGACGCGATCTACGGCGCGTGGTGGGACGCGATCGTGCACCACGACGGGCACGAAGTCGTGCAGCGCTCGGCGA